The DNA segment tgaaatgaaggtacgctgcatacagtttatctatgtgatatggtcaaactttgcttatgaaacagaaatattgaaataattacgattgcatgttttgcttgaccttcacttttttataggcgTGACGTcgttgtccaaagattcatgggtagcgaatatgcatttgttaaagcgggatcagttggcctattttagaaataaataaaaataataaataaaaaaatcctttgattttttctcatgtattctaatcaaacttgatttgtagcatctttataaggcccgcagccaactttgttcagctgggacatttgaccccttttaggggctgctagagctaaaactagagctaaaactagaaatgcctttatacagcgtctcatgaatagcttggtggatctttgtcatacttggtcaggagcattattataaggtcctcttccaaatttatttatataggaacttggaccactatagctaaaagttgatatgcctttcttcgcattaaccactaaaatgtaatggatttttatcaaactcgatgtgtaacaatatcgtaaggtctcctgctattttgttacaaatggggatagggaccaatttagctaaaaatataaacacgtttaatgacctcttctcatgaaccgcttcatgaatcttcgtcaaactactgctgtaattattcgtctaaggataaacgaaaccaaattgcaaccctacgaaacctttgcgataaattaaaagagaaccatttaaattgttaaagtgcggtgtttagttttgcaatttgaaaaatgttagatgaaagatgaatgttagatgaaaattcataaacttctttccttattacaattcgccgaccatcatttttaaagatatttcttgttagatATTAATTTCAAAAGATAAAGTACATTACATTGTAAGAAGTATCACTCAGTAATGAAAAGAAACATAAGGAtgtaagagttacttcccctcattcattattagtttttcaattttcacttCGTAAAGCAATtggtgttttgaaaaataaataatgtgaGAATTATTTGTGTAGGATAAACAAAACTTTATTCCTATGAAACACAGAACCAAATGTAGTATATGATACGATCTTGAGTAAATACTGAACATTTCTCACAGTTAAATTGCGAGTTTATACTTCACGCActatattctatatatataatgtatactgaATTGTTGACATTAATGTATATAtgctttttttgaaaacaaacggGGTTACCCCTCAGTGGGGcctacaaaaaacaaaaacaaaaaacaaattgaataaaCATGTAGAATTTATTCTGAACGCGTATGCGCCGAGATTAACCTAATCCGTGGATTATGTATTCCTAATCCGTGGATTATGTATTTGGCAACTTAGCTAGCAATCATTAAATTAAAATCCACGATACAGGATATGCGTCTTTACACACATAAAagcaaacaacaaataaaaaactcTTTCGGCtgtttctaattaaaaaaaaaacttgtgcgAAAACTGGAATGTACATTTTGTTTACGTCATTACTCCATTTATGAAGACCTGTTGCAAGCCTACTAACTATGTGTACAGGTGGATTGGAAATGTAGTTGAGACATCAAGAATCAATTTTTGTCattacatatatgtatttattgtatgattcaattatttttttagtgttcatgcatgtgtatATCATGTCGAACAACGAACACACTGAATAAAGCCCCAAAGATGTTTtattcagaagaattgtgttaaAGGCAGGGTTAACATATgtataacccttatcatgctggtcacgactgattctgccattgcgaccagtgtagatcatgatcaggctgcacatccgtgcagtctgatcaagatctgcactgttcgccattcagtcagtatctttttggtaagcaccccttttaatggtactgtccaaattgaaaaatggacaagttcattatagaaatttagcagggtaagggataaaTACCAGTTTTTTTTATCGAATTTTGAATCGAAAAGATcatgatgatcatcatcatcataaacaAAATGAGTAAGAAAATACTCACGCATGTTTGTATAAATAAGAAAGAGGATGCCACTTTGCGAATATTATCATTGTTATCTGATGCGGCGCTGACGCAACACTGAAAGtatgatataataattatgtacatttaGTATTGAATAATTTCATAAAGTTAAGGAGCATATTCATATTATctataactaaatattttatctttttttggcGTAAAATGGGGAAGCTTTCTTTAAAAAGTTTCCGATTATAATCGTATTCAACTTTTTGCGCACTTGGTTGTGACCTGCTAAATCCATTATACATGTCCGCGCATGACCTTAAAAAATCTACCGTTATCGATGAAATTGATTGTAGTACAATTACTTAGATATGTCCTATCCCTATGTATCCTATGTAACCAGGATACAAAAAACGAAGGGTGTGGAAAGTTTTGtgtttttgggccatatatgCAATTACTTCGTTAACAGTTTGTGTAATCCAACTGTGGCCGTTAACTAGAATGGAAATGATTGCCTGTGGCTTTTACGACTGACCATAAATATTGGTAAGCCCGACGGCGAGCATAATTATCTAtaaggtatcgcacagtaataaggcgctttgaaatgtaaacaaacaaaacagtagcATACATTAAAGTCAATACACAATGTTTACGCTGCAAATAGTAaatcctcgttggccgagcggtattGGTATCCGTCGGGAGTTCGATTTCCGGACCCgtaaaaactattttgaaaactatttaatTTCTATTTGTCTGACTTGTTCACTAACTTGTATATGTCATTGTTAATACGAATCATGTTTGAATAAGCCTAATCTTTAAAATGATCTAATGGTTTTGAGGCTttcgtgaataaattagaaatcggagaaaaacaaacttacacaaagtatttaaattaaatgcaaaataaaacaagagcaccgccttgcgggtgctgacgctcatctgattttttttgtgtaatagaaatattgtcctacccatgattttctaagtctaaaaagggccatcattcttgcaaaaagcaggatagagttatgtttcttgatgtacagtgtccacttatgatggtgaaaaactgttgcaagttttaaagcaatagctttaatagtttatgagaaaagttgacttaaacataatactcaaccaagaaaatgattttctaagtccaaaaggggcaataattattgcaaaaagcaggatggagttatgttgcttgctgtacagggtcagcttatgatggtgaacaagtgttgcaagtttcaaagcaatagctttgatagtttaagagaaaaagttgacctaaacataaaacttaaccaagaaatctgatattttctaagtcaaaaaggggacatcattcttgcaaaaagcaggacggagttatgtttcttgctatacagggtcaacttatgatggtaaacaagtgttgcaagttttaaaggaatagctttgatagtttaggataaaagctgacctaaacataaaacttaaccaagaaaactgattttctaagtccaaaaggggcaataaatcttgcaaaaagcaagatggagttatgattcttgacgtacagggtctgcttatgatggtgaacaagtattccaagtttcaaagcaatagctttgatagtttaggagaaaagttgacctaaacataaaacttaaccaagaaatctgatattttctaagtacaaaaggggccataaatcttgcaaaaagcaagatggagttatgtttcttgctatacagggtcagcttatgatggtgaacaagtattccaagtttcaaagcaatagctttgatagtttaggagaaaagctgacctaaacataaaacttaaccaggcaacgccgacgcagacgccgacgccgacgccgacgccgacaaccgctcaagtgatgacaataactcatcatttttttttcaaaaaatcagatgagctaaaaaaaatgacggctgcaaggttcgaaccatcaaaactacTAGTATCTCTACAAAATGGTTACATgtctatccactcaacctactgcgccatcaagccaacttAATCTTACTTtcaatatctttcattttaaaagagattgctaaggactgattgtttatttacatgttgctaaaaataaaaacgccataatactgtgcggtataAAAAaaacgcaacttgaccccgatggttgacctttgtattataatacataatgaggcacaacctattattgaaaaggaatgtaagtaaaacacgagctgcatgagaaaatgaaaatataaatttgtgtgaatatagataagtgtattggaaagttttaactgatcaaatgtacgtatacatactttgatactgaactgtgtacaaactaattccatataaatatgcacggctaccctaagcaccccttatttttacaatgaaataatcgatatgaataatcagcctaaggtcaaccatcgcggtcaatacttataaaatacaatacaaaggAAGTTGTTATTTAATTTACTAATCTAacctaaagaaatgttaactaaTCCACaagataaaaactttttttggatATACATGAAATAAGAACAAGTTTTCAAACGATACATGGATACTTAAACATTCGACTGGAGTGGATTTACATACAAATTTTTAAATGTCTCAAAAAATCCTCGCAACGTGTATGATAAGTATAATGCTGGAATTAATAAGTATATCTGAATGTAGTGCACGtaaaaatgttctatttttaaTGGTAGACGACTTGCGCACACACATCGGCGCATATGAAGATTCTTCGCCTCCAACCTTTGTTCATCCGAAGATCCATACTCCCAATTTAGACTGGCTTGCTTCTAGAAGCATTTTGTTCAAGCGTGCGTACGTGCAGCAACCCCTTTGTACGCCAAGCAGAGTTTCTATACTCACTGGACGTCGGCCCGACACAACTCGTGTATACACTATGTCGCCAAAATTCAGAGAAGAAGGTGGGAATTTTACAACTCTACCTCAGTACTTCATGCAGAATGGATATACATCTGTAGGAATGGGAAAACTGTTTGGTAATACAGACACAACAGAGACAATATCGTGGTcaaagcaatatttttcaatgtcattttttaatgCGTCGTCGCGAAACTTTGAAACCAAGGGTGGGGGGGACAACTCTTGGTTAGCCGTGCCAGATGAAGAGCTTGTATCTAAGCCACTAATAGACAGAATAGTTGCAGACTATGCTATTGAAACGCTTAGAAAAGTTGCAAAGGCTAAGGATAATTTCTTTATGGCTGTAGGATTCCGTAAACCGCACCTACCCCATGTTTTTCCAAAGTCATTCATGGATAAATACTATCCCGAAAGTGTGATTCGATTGCCAAGCAACCCTCACGTGCCTGTAAATATGCCCGACATAGCTTGGAACAATTGGGTCGCGGTTCTGCAAAGGTACAAAGACTTCAGGGAATTGAAGTTAGGGAATGAGATAAACACAACTATTCCAGATAAGAAAACTCTTGAACTTAGACGTGCCTATTACAGCGCCGTAGCATGGGTAGATTCTCTTATAGGTGAGGTGATTTCAGAACTTCACGATCTAGGGCTCGCAGATAATACAATAATATCCTTCGTCAGCGACCATGGGTACCATCTCGGCGAAAATGGAATATGGACAAAAAGGACGAATTTTGAAATTGCAACCCGCACACCATTGATGCTACATATTCCAGGTCTTACTGACAATGGTTTCCAGACTGAACAACTCGTTGAGACTGTTGACCTTTTTCAAACTCTTGTTGAAGCCACGGGACTTAAAAAACTGCCGGAATGTCCAGAATATTCTCG comes from the Mercenaria mercenaria strain notata chromosome 9, MADL_Memer_1, whole genome shotgun sequence genome and includes:
- the LOC123546109 gene encoding iduronate 2-sulfatase-like, with the protein product MSPKFREEGGNFTTLPQYFMQNGYTSVGMGKLFGNTDTTETISWSKQYFSMSFFNASSRNFETKGGGDNSWLAVPDEELVSKPLIDRIVADYAIETLRKVAKAKDNFFMAVGFRKPHLPHVFPKSFMDKYYPESVIRLPSNPHVPVNMPDIAWNNWVAVLQRYKDFRELKLGNEINTTIPDKKTLELRRAYYSAVAWVDSLIGEVISELHDLGLADNTIISFVSDHGYHLGENGIWTKRTNFEIATRTPLMLHIPGLTDNGFQTEQLVETVDLFQTLVEATGLKKLPECPEYSRSVELCTEGKSLMPLIKNPNTPLKSAAFSQNIRGSRTMGYTIRTNRYRYTEWVPFQGKPVYQSDWSVVIARELYDHDIDPEENFNRANVSSYKDVMSELSVKLRLGYRHSTVVTYNITENMIYFYFKMRPCVIFFMLLVAVLIVRRIGLSRVFRHIRGFSERYRVQQTELLLANKRVEKDR